From the Gemmatimonadota bacterium genome, one window contains:
- a CDS encoding PQQ-binding-like beta-propeller repeat protein, translating to MTLRTFTLFAIASALVLSACLVPRTLAAPVIGHGFTGEWALAWSCGRDGALRNDFREVAGDEAAFPVTWTVIDPAGKAPRLLKFGRDGQVARDMALLSGEEAMGSEDGSVFVAWRPDPSESSWDAFRFFHSESDEPAWEASAPGRPILFSADGRTFVIARTLHGKDRFARSEIDGAGSLRLVGADGEVRGDLPFHPTFSRFTSVGSQLVLLHDRELLVLDRFGALAWNREVPLDHLVVRGGLSNLSVGGDRIAVGGGGDQPAGEGFSEFLHPPRASSLMVFRSDGELLWSRTDSEEHGPRSHLSCELSADGTVLATFHTNPREDVITLHDAAGGEVLWAKTILRRPGTKTLSISPDGELIVLVRGDVKPQVYAWSRDGALEWDGILPFQTRFGRMAGTDLLLLDHHIVRLVTASDLR from the coding sequence ATGACGCTCCGCACTTTCACGCTGTTCGCCATCGCCAGCGCGCTCGTCCTGTCGGCGTGCCTCGTGCCTCGCACCCTGGCGGCTCCCGTCATCGGACACGGCTTCACGGGAGAGTGGGCACTTGCGTGGTCGTGCGGCCGCGACGGAGCGCTCCGGAACGATTTCCGCGAAGTCGCCGGGGATGAAGCCGCCTTCCCGGTCACCTGGACCGTGATCGACCCGGCGGGGAAAGCTCCGCGCCTCCTGAAGTTCGGCAGGGATGGCCAGGTCGCCCGGGACATGGCTCTCCTCTCCGGAGAGGAGGCGATGGGTTCGGAAGACGGCAGCGTGTTCGTGGCGTGGCGACCGGATCCGTCGGAGTCGAGCTGGGATGCCTTCCGCTTCTTCCACAGTGAGAGTGACGAACCCGCGTGGGAAGCCTCCGCGCCGGGCCGCCCCATTCTCTTCTCCGCGGACGGCCGGACCTTTGTGATTGCCCGGACGCTGCACGGGAAGGACCGCTTCGCCCGGTCGGAGATCGACGGCGCGGGGAGTCTGCGCCTGGTGGGGGCCGATGGCGAAGTTCGCGGGGATCTGCCGTTCCACCCGACATTCAGCCGATTCACATCGGTGGGCAGCCAGCTGGTTCTTCTGCACGACAGGGAACTCCTTGTCCTCGACCGGTTCGGCGCGCTGGCCTGGAATCGGGAGGTTCCGCTCGATCATCTGGTCGTGCGCGGAGGGCTTTCGAATCTCTCAGTCGGGGGGGATCGGATTGCGGTCGGCGGGGGCGGGGACCAGCCCGCCGGCGAGGGGTTTTCCGAGTTTCTCCATCCGCCTCGTGCCTCCAGCCTCATGGTGTTTCGCAGCGACGGGGAACTCCTGTGGTCCCGGACCGACTCCGAAGAGCATGGCCCCCGATCGCATCTCTCCTGCGAACTGTCGGCGGATGGAACGGTCCTCGCGACCTTCCACACGAATCCACGCGAAGATGTCATTACGCTTCACGACGCCGCTGGCGGGGAAGTCCTCTGGGCGAAGACCATTCTCCGGCGACCCGGAACGAAGACGCTTTCGATTTCGCCGGACGGTGAGCTGATCGTTCTGGTGCGCGGGGATGTGAAGCCGCAGGTCTACGCCTGGAGCCGTGACGGAGCGCTGGAGTGGGACGGGATCCTGCCGTTCCAGACCCGGTTCGGCCGGATGGCCGGAACGGACCTTCTGCTGCTGGATCATCACATCGTGCGCCTGGTGACCGCCTCCGACCTACGGTAG